A single region of the Candidatus Polarisedimenticolia bacterium genome encodes:
- a CDS encoding L-threonylcarbamoyladenylate synthase gives MKRLRLDLGHPEAEVLREAARILEQGGILALPTDTLYGLSCDPANRHALESLHRLKNRPASHRLPFLAADVSQVCGLASLDSELARRLVDRFWPGPLTLVLPLTRPDRLARWDWGETIAIRVPACPAARELAREARRPIPATSANRHGGAEVFDPDRLEPVLIGSLALLLDGGVLPSGPPSTLVDITSSPPRLLRRGAVPAEALAAALGLPPSWDAPPLD, from the coding sequence ATGAAGCGTCTGCGCTTGGATCTTGGCCATCCTGAAGCCGAGGTCCTCCGGGAGGCGGCCCGTATCCTGGAGCAGGGAGGAATCCTGGCGCTCCCGACCGACACCCTGTACGGATTGAGCTGCGATCCGGCCAACCGGCACGCCCTCGAGTCCCTTCACCGCCTCAAGAACCGGCCCGCGTCCCATCGGCTTCCGTTCCTCGCCGCGGACGTGTCCCAGGTCTGCGGTCTCGCCTCGCTCGACTCCGAGCTGGCGCGCCGGCTCGTGGACCGGTTCTGGCCGGGCCCCCTGACGCTCGTGCTCCCCCTGACCCGTCCCGACCGCCTGGCGCGCTGGGACTGGGGCGAGACGATCGCCATTCGCGTTCCGGCATGTCCCGCCGCCCGCGAGCTGGCCCGCGAAGCCCGGCGGCCGATTCCGGCGACCAGCGCCAACCGGCACGGCGGGGCCGAGGTCTTCGATCCGGACCGCCTCGAACCCGTCTTGATCGGCTCGCTCGCGCTGCTGCTGGACGGGGGAGTCCTCCCGAGCGGCCCGCCTTCCACGCTGGTCGACATCACCTCCTCACCGCCGCGCCTGCTCCGCCGGGGAGCCGTTCCCGCGGAAGCGCTCGCCGCGGCGCTCGGGCTGCCGCCGTCGTGGGACGCGCCACCCTTGGACTAA
- a CDS encoding PAS domain S-box protein — protein MALWTMHPAAMGAWEETLGALMADPLGRLLLAVSFFALALVALLLIIVPLVRRSIQLTFRRLVQGVDEIRQVGPGRQLPMNVSEEARDLVAGLNHLLGELRDRIVALERQRDEMKAILDTPRDFAVIATDPQGHVTLLSEGAARQLGYRPEELIGRSVEALFPEDEWDRIIPKLARRSLRETGLVQRVRLLRKDRSTFPAELSVSEGSFPGEAGGYVSIFRDVTEQAALDRKLHEAEERYGGLVEGLGEAVVLLQSGRIVTASRTLEELLGIPAKDLVGRPFKEFLVAEDLLRTLDLLDKILVEGGRREFDFPMRRAGSSVAREVRGFFSRLEHQGSPALLGVLRDETDRRQSERELAASRALLESSLDSTSDGILVVENGGAGPAPLIVNSRFEEMLGIDGREVMSWSVERLARELARRSRQADSVATLFEASGEEKGVQEIELAGEDHRILEVCWGPYRNPRGEISGRVTSWRDITGRRRAEDSLRESHRALAASQKELQDSVAELRSAREDLTSRNAQLETLNEELRSVDAMKSNLLANVSHELQTPLVLIKGYTEMILKRKIGPLTPEQEKGLTVALRNIDRLVEMIDNLLDFSKMERGDASLQLEEFPLWQVVDETIELVREKIRAKGIYVTTEYETDDLDVKADRGKISQVFINLLSNAVKFNREGGRITLRVKAGDRGMVDVEVQDTGIGIPPEAQGRIFDRFYQVDSSARKNYEGTGIGLSIVKEILAMHGCDIRVESRVGEGTRFAFTLPRASSRSDQRREAPRPAPANSEKPGR, from the coding sequence ATGGCACTCTGGACCATGCACCCCGCGGCGATGGGCGCCTGGGAGGAGACGCTCGGCGCCTTGATGGCCGATCCGCTGGGCCGGCTCCTCCTCGCCGTCTCCTTCTTCGCGCTGGCGCTCGTCGCCCTCCTGCTGATCATCGTGCCCCTGGTCCGGCGCTCCATCCAGCTCACGTTCCGACGGCTCGTCCAGGGCGTCGACGAGATCCGCCAGGTGGGACCCGGCCGGCAGCTTCCGATGAACGTCTCCGAAGAGGCCCGGGATCTCGTGGCGGGCTTGAACCACCTGCTGGGGGAGCTGCGCGATCGCATCGTCGCGCTCGAGCGCCAGCGGGACGAGATGAAGGCCATCCTCGACACGCCGCGGGATTTCGCCGTCATCGCGACCGACCCGCAAGGCCACGTCACCTTGCTGAGCGAAGGGGCGGCCCGGCAGCTGGGATATCGCCCGGAGGAGCTGATCGGCCGCAGCGTCGAGGCGCTCTTTCCGGAGGACGAGTGGGATCGAATCATCCCGAAATTGGCCCGGAGATCGTTGCGCGAGACGGGCCTGGTGCAGCGCGTCCGGCTCCTGCGCAAGGACCGCAGCACTTTTCCCGCCGAGCTGTCAGTCAGCGAAGGCTCCTTCCCGGGCGAGGCGGGCGGCTACGTGAGCATCTTCCGGGACGTCACCGAGCAGGCGGCTCTCGACCGGAAGCTCCATGAAGCGGAAGAGCGTTACGGCGGCCTGGTCGAGGGCCTCGGAGAAGCCGTGGTCCTCCTGCAGTCCGGCCGCATCGTCACCGCCAGCCGGACCCTCGAAGAGTTGCTGGGAATCCCGGCCAAGGATCTCGTGGGAAGGCCCTTCAAGGAGTTCCTGGTCGCCGAGGACCTCCTCCGGACGCTCGATCTCCTGGACAAGATCCTGGTGGAAGGGGGGCGGCGCGAGTTCGATTTCCCCATGCGGCGGGCCGGCAGCTCCGTGGCGCGGGAGGTCCGTGGCTTCTTCTCGCGCCTGGAGCACCAGGGATCGCCCGCCCTGCTGGGCGTGCTGCGGGACGAGACCGACCGCCGGCAGTCGGAGAGGGAACTCGCCGCGAGCCGGGCCCTCCTCGAGTCGAGCCTGGATTCGACGTCCGACGGGATCCTCGTCGTGGAGAACGGCGGGGCGGGCCCGGCGCCCCTGATCGTGAATTCCCGCTTTGAAGAGATGCTCGGGATCGATGGCAGGGAAGTGATGAGCTGGAGCGTCGAGCGCCTCGCCCGGGAGCTGGCCCGCCGATCGCGGCAGGCCGACAGCGTCGCCACGCTGTTCGAGGCCTCCGGCGAGGAGAAGGGAGTCCAGGAGATCGAGCTGGCCGGCGAGGATCACCGCATCCTCGAGGTCTGCTGGGGACCTTACCGGAATCCCCGCGGTGAGATCTCCGGCCGGGTCACCTCGTGGCGCGACATCACCGGGCGGCGCCGGGCCGAGGATTCGCTGAGGGAAAGCCATCGGGCCCTGGCGGCTTCCCAGAAGGAGCTGCAGGACTCGGTCGCCGAGCTGCGCTCGGCCCGCGAGGATCTGACCTCCCGGAACGCCCAGCTCGAAACGCTCAACGAGGAGCTGCGCTCCGTGGACGCGATGAAGTCCAACCTCCTGGCGAACGTCTCCCACGAGCTGCAGACCCCGCTGGTGCTTATCAAGGGCTACACGGAGATGATCCTCAAGCGCAAGATTGGCCCCCTGACCCCGGAGCAGGAGAAGGGCCTGACGGTGGCCCTCCGGAACATCGATCGTCTGGTGGAGATGATCGACAACCTCCTCGACTTCTCGAAGATGGAGCGCGGCGACGCTTCCCTCCAGCTGGAGGAGTTCCCGCTCTGGCAGGTCGTGGACGAGACGATCGAGCTGGTCCGGGAGAAGATCCGCGCCAAGGGAATCTACGTCACCACCGAGTACGAAACCGACGATCTCGACGTCAAGGCCGATCGGGGAAAGATCTCCCAGGTGTTCATCAATCTCCTTTCCAACGCCGTGAAGTTCAACCGGGAAGGGGGCCGGATCACCTTACGGGTCAAGGCGGGGGACCGCGGGATGGTCGACGTCGAGGTGCAGGACACGGGCATCGGCATTCCGCCCGAGGCTCAGGGCCGGATCTTCGATCGTTTCTACCAGGTCGATTCCTCGGCCCGCAAGAACTATGAAGGCACGGGCATCGGCCTGTCGATCGTAAAGGAAATCCTCGCGATGCACGGATGCGACATCCGCGTGGAGAGCCGCGTCGGAGAGGGAACCCGCTTCGCGTTCACGCTTCCGCGGGCATCCTCCCGGTCGGACCAGCGCCGGGAAGCGCCCCGGCCGGCCCCCGCGAACAGCGAGAAACCCGGTCGCTAG
- a CDS encoding RNA methyltransferase — protein sequence MAIPPDASPPIASRKNPLMRRITRLEKEPRLREEQGRYLLWGWKMAEEALRRPGDLERLLIGAALARQASGRALLRRAAKLSIPISLVEDRVLDEAAPGAGDQGVLALVKILPASLEQMVDQRPDPVLLITDRIQDPGNLGTLVRLAETAGLAGIVAAAGTVDPYHSRAVRASAGSILRVPVARTSGAAELAPWCRRRGLRIAVSLSEGGVPCEQADLRGSLALVVGNEGEGIGADWLDVADLRLTVRLAETSQSLNVSQAGAILLYEMIRQRRSERTKR from the coding sequence GTGGCCATCCCTCCCGACGCCTCGCCCCCGATCGCCAGCCGCAAGAACCCTCTGATGCGGCGCATCACCCGGCTCGAGAAAGAGCCGCGGCTCCGCGAGGAGCAAGGCCGGTACCTTCTCTGGGGCTGGAAGATGGCCGAAGAGGCTCTTCGCCGGCCCGGCGATCTGGAGCGGCTGCTGATTGGAGCGGCCCTCGCCCGGCAGGCTTCGGGCCGCGCGCTGCTCCGGAGAGCGGCGAAGCTCTCGATTCCGATCAGTCTGGTCGAGGACAGGGTCCTGGACGAGGCGGCCCCGGGGGCCGGCGATCAGGGAGTTCTCGCCCTCGTCAAGATCCTCCCCGCGAGTCTCGAGCAGATGGTCGACCAGCGCCCGGATCCGGTGCTGCTGATCACCGACCGAATCCAGGATCCCGGGAATCTCGGAACGCTCGTGCGGCTGGCGGAGACCGCCGGGCTCGCCGGCATCGTGGCGGCGGCCGGAACGGTAGATCCCTATCACAGCCGCGCCGTGCGCGCCTCGGCGGGGTCGATTCTGCGGGTGCCCGTCGCCAGGACGAGCGGCGCGGCCGAGCTCGCGCCTTGGTGCCGGAGGCGCGGCCTGCGCATCGCCGTCTCTTTGTCCGAAGGGGGCGTTCCATGCGAGCAGGCCGATCTTCGGGGATCGCTCGCCCTCGTGGTGGGCAACGAGGGGGAGGGGATCGGAGCGGACTGGCTGGACGTGGCCGACCTGAGGCTCACCGTCCGTCTCGCGGAGACGTCCCAATCGCTCAACGTGTCCCAGGCGGGGGCGATTCTTCTGTATGAAATGATTCGGCAGAGACGAAGCGAGCGGACGAAGCGCTAG
- a CDS encoding ABC transporter substrate-binding protein, producing MRRTALAGFLVLLMTGCALMTGCARGSRESSAGLLTLAIDVGPGSLDPRLGSDESSRRIQQLLYNSLIRYDEKGNPEGDLASSWENPDPLRYVFHLRPSIRFQDGRPLTSADVRDTVESILRDEVPSFRKGDLEVIQGIETPDDLTIVFRLKQPFAPFVANLSLGILPRGAGPQAGLHPIGTGPFRLVRHRKDQDLQFEAFDGYFGGKPGIRRLRLKIVPEATSRQQELLKGSVDLVVNDLTPDQTESLKRVPRLRVLSSPSNSYTYLGFNLEDPILKDVRVRRAIAHAVDRKRMIEILLHGLAREATGLLPPDHWAYEAKVATYPHDPDRAKALLDAAGHPDPDGPGPRPRFGLTYKTTTAQLAREQASVFQEQLREVGIDLEIRSFEWGTFYDDIKAGRFQIFSLQWTQILDPDVYRLRFGSAYLPPAGFNRVRYRNSEVDRLLEEGAREASPEARRRAYSRIQQILAEEVPYVSLYHKSNVAVMTERVQGFTLTPAGDFSVLSRVTLRP from the coding sequence GTGAGACGAACGGCCTTGGCGGGGTTCCTCGTCCTCCTGATGACGGGCTGCGCGCTGATGACGGGCTGCGCGCGCGGCTCCCGGGAAAGCTCTGCCGGGCTTCTCACGCTGGCGATCGACGTCGGCCCCGGCAGTCTCGATCCGCGGCTGGGCAGCGACGAGTCCTCCCGGCGGATCCAGCAGCTCCTCTATAACAGCTTGATCCGCTACGACGAAAAGGGGAATCCGGAGGGCGACCTCGCGTCGTCCTGGGAGAATCCCGATCCGCTCCGGTACGTCTTCCACCTGCGCCCTTCGATTCGCTTCCAGGACGGCCGGCCTCTCACCTCCGCCGACGTGCGGGACACCGTCGAGTCGATCCTGCGCGACGAGGTCCCCTCCTTCCGCAAGGGGGATCTGGAAGTCATCCAGGGCATCGAGACTCCCGACGATCTGACGATCGTCTTCCGGTTGAAGCAGCCCTTCGCCCCGTTCGTCGCGAACCTCAGCCTGGGGATCCTGCCGCGCGGCGCCGGGCCTCAGGCCGGGCTGCATCCGATCGGAACCGGTCCGTTCCGCCTCGTCCGCCACCGCAAGGACCAGGACCTGCAGTTCGAGGCGTTCGACGGATACTTCGGCGGGAAGCCGGGGATCCGCCGGCTGCGTCTGAAGATCGTGCCCGAGGCCACGTCGCGCCAGCAGGAGCTCCTGAAAGGCAGCGTCGATCTGGTGGTGAACGATCTCACTCCGGATCAAACGGAGTCGCTCAAGCGCGTGCCGCGGCTCCGCGTCCTCTCCTCCCCCAGCAACAGTTACACCTACTTGGGCTTCAATCTGGAAGATCCGATCCTGAAGGACGTGCGGGTTCGCCGGGCGATCGCGCACGCCGTCGATCGCAAGCGGATGATCGAGATCCTGCTGCACGGACTGGCGCGCGAAGCCACCGGACTGCTCCCGCCCGACCATTGGGCCTACGAAGCGAAGGTGGCAACCTATCCGCATGACCCGGACCGCGCCAAGGCGCTTCTCGATGCGGCCGGCCATCCCGATCCGGACGGACCCGGACCGCGGCCTCGATTCGGCCTCACGTACAAGACGACGACGGCCCAGCTGGCCCGCGAGCAGGCCAGCGTCTTCCAAGAGCAGCTCCGCGAGGTGGGCATCGACCTCGAAATCCGCAGCTTCGAGTGGGGGACCTTCTACGACGACATCAAGGCGGGAAGGTTCCAGATCTTCTCGCTTCAGTGGACCCAGATCCTCGATCCCGACGTCTACCGCCTGCGGTTCGGCTCGGCGTACCTGCCGCCGGCGGGATTCAACCGCGTGCGCTACCGGAATTCCGAGGTCGACCGGCTTCTGGAGGAAGGAGCCCGCGAGGCCTCCCCCGAGGCGCGGCGCCGGGCCTACTCGCGCATCCAGCAGATTCTGGCCGAGGAGGTGCCGTACGTGAGTCTCTACCATAAATCGAATGTGGCGGTGATGACGGAGCGGGTTCAGGGCTTCACGCTGACTCCGGCGGGAGATTTCTCGGTCCTGTCCCGCGTCACGCTCCGCCCTTAG
- a CDS encoding alkaline phosphatase family protein, whose product MAAGLVLAGADLAPVAAASPRVVILGFDGADPKLVEQYLDAGKLPNLARLKGEGSYLRLATTNPPQTPVSWSTFATGINPGRTEIFDFLKRIDGTYIPEFAMGTESRKKFLFGAQNPWVAGAAAGAAVVLAGALAAAFIRARKRLVLAGALVASIPIGWASGRLAAEDLPRMVPDALNNRKGVTLWRWAAEHGVPTRVLHVPNTFPAEEVPDMQMLSGLGVPDIRGRIGSPSFYSSDPGLKRRLEENQFSIEFIALPAASGRMKTHVVGPYNKPFFDYVVDEGLARTSSPEERARTRKRLEEELQRKGVPRRIDLPLEIEVEGSRLTLSVSGQRQTLSPGQWSDWVTFHFPVNWLVDRVSGIRGIGRFKLISLAPQIQLYLSPVNFHPEFEPIPFSSPPGFAGSLVPLFGLFKTLGWPIDTWTPSAGLGDDELFLEDMDFTARKQEEMMSRFLKEGKSRLYIQVFDFTDRIAHLWWRMLDSRHPLYDPVEAARFAGEIEKAYVRMDSIVGAARALLPADTIFLVCSDHGFASFRRGINYNTWLVKNGWMVLKPGPGGTRSLEDLFDRGETGEFFKFVDWSQTRAYAMGLGSLYVNLAGREPRGSVAPGEEYEKVRQGIIDGLQAFVDPETGEHPVLRVYRREEMYKGFDPGLLPDLRAANSDHYRVGWQTALGEVPPRIVEDNLKAWSGDHCSVDPSLVPGILFSSRKLKSAEAGIQDIFPSVLKVLDLPPVEGIDGRSFY is encoded by the coding sequence TTGGCCGCCGGCCTTGTGCTCGCGGGGGCCGACCTCGCGCCGGTCGCGGCTGCCTCGCCGCGCGTCGTCATCCTGGGGTTCGACGGGGCCGACCCGAAGCTCGTCGAGCAGTATCTCGACGCGGGCAAGCTGCCGAACCTGGCGCGCTTGAAGGGGGAGGGAAGCTACCTCCGGCTCGCCACCACCAATCCTCCCCAGACGCCCGTCTCCTGGTCCACCTTCGCGACCGGCATCAACCCCGGAAGGACGGAGATCTTCGATTTCCTGAAGCGCATCGACGGCACCTACATCCCGGAATTCGCCATGGGCACCGAGAGCCGCAAGAAGTTCCTGTTCGGCGCCCAGAACCCATGGGTCGCGGGGGCGGCGGCGGGCGCCGCGGTGGTTCTCGCGGGAGCGCTCGCGGCGGCCTTCATCCGTGCGCGGAAGAGACTCGTTCTGGCGGGCGCCCTCGTCGCCTCGATCCCGATCGGCTGGGCCTCCGGCCGGCTAGCCGCGGAGGATCTTCCCCGGATGGTCCCCGACGCCCTCAACAATCGCAAGGGCGTGACCTTGTGGCGATGGGCCGCGGAGCATGGAGTCCCGACCCGCGTCCTGCACGTCCCGAACACCTTTCCAGCCGAGGAGGTTCCGGACATGCAGATGCTCTCGGGGCTGGGAGTCCCCGACATCCGGGGCCGGATCGGATCTCCGTCTTTCTACAGCTCCGACCCGGGGCTGAAGAGGCGCCTCGAGGAGAACCAGTTCAGCATCGAGTTCATCGCCCTGCCGGCGGCCAGCGGCCGCATGAAGACCCACGTCGTGGGGCCCTACAACAAGCCGTTCTTCGACTACGTCGTCGACGAAGGCCTCGCCCGGACGAGCTCGCCCGAGGAGCGAGCCCGGACGCGCAAGCGGCTCGAGGAGGAGCTCCAGCGTAAGGGCGTGCCCCGCCGCATCGACCTGCCGCTGGAGATCGAAGTCGAGGGCTCGCGCCTCACCCTTTCCGTCTCGGGCCAGCGGCAGACGCTCTCGCCGGGGCAATGGAGCGATTGGGTCACCTTTCATTTTCCGGTGAACTGGCTCGTGGACCGGGTCTCGGGAATCCGGGGGATCGGCCGCTTCAAGCTGATCTCGCTGGCCCCGCAGATCCAGCTCTATCTCTCTCCGGTGAATTTCCATCCCGAATTCGAGCCGATCCCCTTCTCCTCGCCCCCCGGCTTCGCCGGCTCCCTCGTTCCGCTCTTCGGGCTCTTCAAGACGCTCGGATGGCCGATCGACACCTGGACTCCCAGCGCCGGCCTCGGCGACGACGAGCTGTTTCTCGAGGACATGGACTTCACCGCCCGCAAGCAGGAGGAGATGATGAGCCGTTTCCTCAAGGAGGGGAAGAGCCGCCTCTACATCCAGGTCTTCGACTTCACCGATCGGATCGCCCATCTCTGGTGGAGGATGCTGGATTCCCGGCACCCTCTCTACGACCCGGTGGAGGCGGCGCGGTTCGCGGGGGAGATCGAGAAGGCCTACGTCCGGATGGACTCGATCGTCGGCGCGGCGCGCGCCCTCCTTCCCGCCGACACGATTTTCCTGGTCTGTTCCGATCACGGCTTCGCCTCCTTCCGGCGCGGCATCAACTACAACACTTGGCTGGTCAAGAACGGCTGGATGGTCCTCAAGCCGGGACCGGGCGGAACGCGCAGCCTCGAGGACCTGTTCGATCGGGGGGAGACCGGTGAGTTCTTCAAGTTCGTGGATTGGTCGCAGACCCGGGCCTACGCGATGGGCCTCGGGAGCCTCTACGTGAACCTGGCCGGCCGGGAGCCGCGGGGCTCGGTCGCCCCGGGGGAGGAGTACGAGAAGGTGCGGCAGGGGATCATCGACGGCCTGCAGGCCTTCGTGGATCCCGAGACGGGCGAGCACCCGGTGCTGAGAGTCTACCGGCGCGAAGAGATGTACAAGGGCTTCGATCCGGGACTCCTGCCCGACCTGAGGGCCGCCAACAGCGACCATTACCGGGTGGGCTGGCAGACGGCGCTCGGGGAGGTCCCGCCCCGAATCGTGGAGGACAACCTCAAGGCCTGGAGCGGGGATCACTGTTCGGTCGACCCCTCCCTCGTGCCGGGGATCCTGTTCTCCAGCCGGAAATTGAAAAGCGCGGAAGCGGGAATCCAGGACATTTTTCCGAGCGTCCTGAAAGTCCTGGATCTGCCGCCGGTGGAAGGGATCGATGGGCGCTCCTTCTATTAG